TGGAATTTTTATGCGTTCGATCGACCTCATATGGTGATGTGACAGCTCATCTGGTCTGCAAACCAATTTGAAGAAGTAGAGATGTCATTAGTATTTCACACAGAAGCGCACAAATTTCCAGGatccttgaaagaaaatgtcattTCATCAAACAGCACAGGCTGTAATGTATCTACTCGTCCGGTGAGGGGATGGTAAAACTTATTAGCCATATACTTACGCCTCTAGCCCATAAAAACACAAGGCAATGACCGTGGATTCAGCTTTGTTTTGAAGTAGTCCCTCAAATATGGAAAGCAATTATGGCCAAAAACTCGAAACGAACTATAATCTGGTTGTTGGTTGAAGAGCTTCTCAAAAGGCGTTGTCATATCTAATGTTCCTGGAGTTAGTTGATCGACCACCCTGCAGTAGCAAGTGCCTCGGCCCAAAAGCGCTTAGGACAGAAGTCCGAAACATCATACTTTAATCCAAGTTCTGTAATATTTCAATGTTTGCACTCTGTTAAGCCATTCTGTTCAGGCGTTTTTGGACAAGCTTTCACGTGTTGAATGACATctctagaatgatcattaaacTCATTCCTTGGCTTTCCTTCATCTGACTGAGAAActttcattgtttttttaaaCTGACTTTTGGATGAATTAATCGAAGCATGCTATAAAAGTCAGACTTTCGCCGCTAGGGAAGAACCCAAGTGGATCTAGTGCGCTCAGTCAATGAGATTAGATAATACTTGAATTTCTGATTAGAAAGCACTGGAGATGATCCCCAGAGATATCAGCGAATTTAGCAAAAGGCTCATTGCTAAATTCCTTAGTCAAGATAAAAGGCAAACGACAAGACTTGGCCATTTGGCAACCACTAAAAATGCCTCCTCTGTATTCCCATTATTGACTGTTGCTAATGTATCATTCTTCAGAAATTCTAAAATCTGATCATGAGGTGCTGTCACTCGTGCGCTTTTCAAAAGCAGCAAGATCGTCGCAAATCCCCTTGAAATGCTGCTATACTCATTCGTAGTGTAAGTGCCTTTCTTGTGCATATTGAGGTTGTTGATTTGATAATATTCACGTTCTTGAGATTTTCTTGCAAAGGAGTTGATTATGGTATTCCGTACCTCAGCGGCAGTCTCAAGCCCGACAACCATGCCAAGAACACCTTCAGACAATGTTCCTGTGATCCATCCATGCAGGAGACAATTAGACCGTTTCCATGTGTACTCCAGATCGGCAATTGGGACTTTGATTTCATAAACTGGTGCAGGATAATCTCCCGTGCTAAATCCCAGCATGTCCCGGGTTTCAATGAGCCCATAATTTGGGTCTTCCGAAGTCCAAAATTTGGGTGTTTGGCTTAAATGTCACAAAGTTTGCAGCATTCAAGGTCGATAAATGTCATAAGGTTTACTTCTGGTTGCCGACCGTgtggggttccctgggtcaccaaaaaaaataaaaaaaataaaataagggtTACTTATTGGAGGTTGAGCTTGCCATTGCAGATAGATTCCAGAGAAATGGAGGCTCTAGTACTATGAATGATGAAGAAAGGCTTTGAAATAAATAGCCAACTTGCTCTTAATCTGAGAGCGCCCTGTTTTATGTAAAATATGTTTTCAACCTCCAAAATATAAGATAACAATATGAATATCACATGCATTGCAAGTAACAACTCTAACTAAGCTTTAAACAAAATAGAGAACAATCACAATAATCTACAAATCCCTGTAATCTTGAGTCGTTTCTCCCAACAGCATTATATCATCATCTAAATGCAATCTGTAGAAGCAAACACACACCGAACCATGTATGTGCTGGTTTTGTTGAGGCGTTATTAagaataagataaagaagtaaaGTTCAGTACAAAAAGTTGTTCTCTTCCTTAAGAACTCAACCAGCATAACTTTGgccttctttattttcttttcactcGAAAGCATCAACGAAAAGGCGTGGAAATGTCTCTGTAACTGATAAGACCTCCTTAACCTCCTTAATGTGATCTTTGTGTGTCTTATCAGCTAGATGATATAAATCACATCCTTCAGCCTTGAAAGCTAAAGATACCCATGACAAACCATCAAATTGAAGCCTTCACCCACCACATATAACTTCAGGAAACTTAAATCCACTCCTTTTAATTGCTAAACTTAAACAAACATATTCATCGCAGTTTTGATGTTGCTGAACATATTCTTACAATTCTTTTCCCCTTAGATGGGACATATAACAAAAACTATGCCATAACGAATATGCATCTTTTTATAGTGGCATCTCCTGTTACATGGGAAAGTAGGACATAACCAAAATAGCTTGCACAATACACAATCAGGATGACACTGCGCTTATGTGAAGAGAAACCAAAGATGCGTAGAAGCCGTCTTTGATATTAATCAGTGAGTCGTGCTTTCCTTTCTCGATGATTACTCCATCTTTGACCACCGCAATCACGTCTGCATTTTTTATTGTTGATAATCTGTGTGCCACTATAACTGTAGTTCTATTGGCCATGACTTTGTCTAATGCATCTTGAACCACTCTTTCAGCTTCAGCATCCAATGCACTAGTAGCCTCGTCTAGAAGGAGTATCTTCGGATCCTTCACTATGGCACGTGCGATGGCCACCCGCTGCTTCTGCCCACCAGATAACTGCACTCCACGCTCACCTACTAATGTGTCATAACCCTGCATAGTCATTGTGATATCGGTAACTAAGATTCTCAGGAAACTTGCTTAGTTTATGCTCGCTTAATCTGCATATGTCTATCTTATATTGAGGACGAGATAAACTTGCCTGTTGCAAACTACTGATAAACTTATGGGCATTTGCCAACTCTGATGCAGCCAATATCTCCGCTTCCGTTGCCTCTCCATCCTTTCCATAGGCTATATTGGCACGGATCGTGTCATTGAACAGAACTGGTTCTTGGCTCACAAGGCCCATCTGCTGCCTAAACCACTTTAACTGTAGCTTCTGAATTTCGATCCCATCAAGGGTAATGTGACCAGAATGGGGGTCATAAAACCGTTGCAACAGAGCTATTACAGTCGATTTCCCACTCCCGCTCTCTCCTACTAAAGCAACAGTCTGAAAGAGCAAAAATCACAGTCCATATGTGCATATTCAGCATTTGTTTAGCACATCGTAATTGGCTGGAACTCAGAgaggaatagaaaaagatctttgaaagaaaaattggaagGGTTATAAAAGCTTTactttcccagaatgcatggtCAAGCTAAGatctttgaaaatttgaacATCCGGTCGAGAAGGATACTTGAAGCTGATGTGACAAAGCTCTATTTCTCCCTTAACATTTTCTAGTGTTTCTCCAGACTCATTACTCGGGTCTAATTTTGATTCTCTgtcaattatttcaaaaattgaggcAGTTGCGCTTCTGGCTTTGGTGGAGTCCTGAGTGAGGGAGCTTGAGTGAGTAATTGCATTGGCCGCATTCGTCAGGGCAAGAAACACCTGCAAAGCACAAAATAGGTAAACCATAAATTGATGTATAGAGATTAAATATGTCCTCTCCAGCGCAGTGAACTCGTTAGTGTTCCAGGGAAACTTGACAAGACCAGAAAAGACAAAACTAACGAGGAAAACTTCTGAAAATGTTGTCTTGCCATCCTGGACAAGTCGAGCTCCAGCGTAGAAGCAGGTTCCGTAGACCACAAAAAGTGAGAAACACGATAGGCCAAACCCAACTCCGCTAATCAACCCTTGCCTAATTCCTTCCTTCACTGGCCCTTCGCATTTCTTAGCATACAGTTCCATGATCTTTTCTTCAGAACAAAAGAAGCAACTGTCCTGATGCTTCCAACTGCATCGGCAGCTACTTGACTGGCTTCCTTGTACATCATCTGTGAACAGAGGGACTTTGATTAACATCGTTAATatcttaaaatcaattcaattcaccTAACAATTAGGACAGTTTTCAGTTGTTGGCTTCGTGAACACTCACGTGGACAATGACTAGACATGCATTAATCTTGTAGGACCATAAATGGCGAATATGGAATGCGTACCTTGGCATCTGCGCTGAACCCTTTCATGAATTTTAGCTGGACATATCCATTAACAAATATCAGAGGGAGCAACACAACGACAATAAGCGCCAATTGCCAGCTAGCCGCAAAAGCAATGACTAAACCAGCAACTGCAGACGCGCTGTTTTGAACGAGCTGGGATAATGAATCCCCAACTAGGGCCCGCACTTTCGCTGCATCTGCTGATAGTCTTGCACCAATGACGCCACTGGAGTGCTCCGGCTCATCGAACCAACCCACCTCCATGTGCACCACCTTCTCAAAGCACACTGATCTTATCCGCTGGATTAATCTGCAACCTGCTATCGAGAAGAAGTACGTCCTCACTGGATATGCTACTAATGATACCAGGCCAAGAGTCATGAACATCAACGCCCAAAACTTTGAATCTTTCCTTAGTTTATGAGGCGCTTCATAAAATGTCTTGATCACATTAGACAATAGTATGCCAAAAATGGGTAATATCACTCCAGCAATGATTGCAAATATAGATCCTATTAGTAGCATGGGAACTTCTGGCTTATTAAGATATGCGAGCCGACCGATAGAAATTTCTGcagctttttttgttttctctaagGAAGAGAACTCTGGAATTGCGGGTGCATCATCAGGGACATCTAATCCCGTGGGCAGACTGAAGTGGCTGCTGCTATTTCCCACACCTGATGATTCCCGACTTACGGACCTCAAGGACATTCTTTGACTCGATTGACTACTGTCAAGgatattttcttgtttgttttggtAATCTGTTGCTTGGTGTTGCTCTTTGCTTACTTGCTGGAGGCGTATTAGCTGACCATATGCTCCATCGGGATCTGCTAGCAGTTCCAAGTGTGTACCTGATtaaatttgtgaaaatattaGCTGTGTTGAGGAAAATTCCCTTAATAGTTTTGATGATtaacaaaacttttttttgatTCTGATGTTCTAGGTGGAAACTAGACGTTACTCATTAGATTCGGAGAATCAGACTCTAAGTTCTgaagtaattaatatatttgataTTCAATTATCAAGATAGTGTCCAGGAATTAATTCCTCGTGGAACAGCCAGAAAATTAGTGGATCTCTTTCGATAATTAAGTGACTAATCCAAGAAGGAAGGAATATCAAATCCAATCTTTAAGATGGATTTTAGCAAATCTTGGATGAATCAATTTACAAAGGGCGAAATATTATTTCCAAATGAAGCACTCTATTTAAGGAAACTCTCTCTATTGTATAAGCGGTAGAATCAAAGAGAGACTTCAATCTTGACAACCTTGAAGCAATTAGATCTTCTGACAACGTTCAAGACCAATGGGAAGATTGGCCGAGCAAACCTCTAAGGAAATGTCCAACGATTGGCTTGGATATAGAGGTTTATATAAGAAGGTCGAGAAATTGAAAGGAATAGATGCAGAGAGCTGAAATTCTGAAGTCTATAATTCCTAAGTTTCGAGTGTTCTTCATTTATTCAATTTGTCTCTAAAAGCTATACTCTCTAATCTTTTAGAGATTGAGGGTATGTGAGGAATTATTTACACGAGTTTGAGTATTTTTTACTCAAATCTTGTAACCTCCGACAAATTGATCTAGCGAAATCTAGTTAATCGGCTGTAGTGCAaaagaatggacgtaggcttgcaaAAGCCGaaaaagccgaaccactataatcatTTGTGTGCAATTATCTATCCCttactctctttattttatttatcttaagGTTTATTTGCACACTGGTAAGATTTGACAGTTATTAGATTGTGATTAGTAATTGTTCTGCTGCAATAACATTTTAGAATTCCTTTTATTACCTATTCAATCCCTCTAGGTGATTCTTCTAGCCCTAATAAGCTACTCCACGGTAATTTGAGCTTATATTCATATCAGATCAACTAGGTAGGGTTGGCTTTCATATGCAAAATGTTATGGCAAAAAATTCTTGATTTAGTACCTCTCTCCACTATCTTTCCTTGATGAATGACAGCAATCATATCTGTGTTCCTGACCGTGCTCAAACGGTGTGCTACAATGACGGTGGTTCGATTAGCCATTATCCTGTCCAAAGCCTCTTGTACTATCTTCTCTGATTCAGCATCGAGCGCGCTTGTGGCCTCATCTAAAAGCAAGATCCTAGGATCTTTTAGAATTGCTCTTGCAATGGCAACTCTTTGCTTCTGACCTCCAGAGAGCTGAGTACCATGTTCACCGACCATTGTGTCCAGTCCCTTGATGCaaagatgaaaaaaagtttagactCACAAATTGATTAATCTCACTTAGCTTCGAGGTAAAATGATCAATCTAATCACTTCTAAACCTTGGGCAATTTATCAATGAATTTAGCAGCATTGGCTAGTTCAGTAGCAGCTCTTATTTCTTCGATGGTTGCATTCTCTTTGCCATACAAAATATTATCTTTGATACTCGATGCAAATAACACGGGTTCCTGGCTCACAAGGCCGATCTTACTCCGTATCCATTTGAGCTGAAAGTCCTTCAGATTTATGCCGTCGATGAGCACTTCACCTGCTTGTGGATCGTAGAACCTCTCTATCAGGCTGATCACGGTGGACTTTCCGCTTCCACTTTGTCCAACCAAGGCGGCAGTCATCCCGCTCGGTATGTAAAGAGAGAATCTATTGAATATCAGCTCATCAGGTCTGGCTGGGTAGCTGAAGTAAACATCCTTAAGAGTTATATCTCCACGAATTCCATTTAACGTCTTGCCACGGGTGTCACAAGAATCAATCTCAGGCTTCCTGTTGATGGTCTCAATCATCTTAAATGCTGCGGCTTGACCAGTGGCAAATGCACTCAAGCATGGAGAAGCCTGTCCTAAGGACCTGAGAAGTAAgccaaattaattcatttattatGAGTCTGCTGCAGCATAAACACTATAAAGCTCTATTCAATTGAGTATCCCTGTTGGATGTAAATATCCTTTCGCTTGCATAGTTTgcaaaataatcaataattagAATTTCCTTCCAAAGAAATAACATGTATTCTCATGGAAAGTTGAATGAAGTCGAAAGTGCAACTAACATTGAACCAGCTAAGACAGCCATGATGACATTAAGTACTTCGCCCCCAGTATATCCTTTTTCCAGAATCATCTTTCCTCCAAACCATACTGCCAATGCGTAACTGAAGAAGAGAATCAAAAAAGCTGTACCAACACCTAATCCAGCGGCCATGCCTTCGTGAATTCCCGACTTGTATGCATCCTCAAGGAACTCGTTGTAATTTGCTATCGCCAGCTTTTCCCCAGTAAATGGTGCTACCTAATTGCACCAAGTGACAGCCATCATTCCAAAGTCAAAATTGTAAATCAAAAggttttttgtattttattgaCGTACAGTTCTAATTGACCCAATTGTTTGTTCAACAACATTTGACGCTTTCGCATAAATGCTTTGTCCCCGTGATGCCATCTTGGCTATGATCAAGGACATGAAGCCACCAGAGACCACGATGGGAGGAATGGATGATAACATGACCAAAGTAAGTAGCCACCCTTTAATAAATGCGATAACAAATCCTCCGAAGAACGTTGACATGAGCTGTATAAATTTTCCAACCTGCAAAAATCAAAGAgatgtaataaaataaaacaccaTCACTTCCTGGGTAGTAGGAAAATTTTATGAGCTTCCTTCTCCATTAATGTCTGGCTTTCAAGTTGAAACGTTACCTTCTCACCCATGGCATCTTGTATAAGAACGGTATCACCAGACATTCTTCCCACAACCTCTCCTTTGTTTGTTTCCTTATCAAAAAAGGCAATGTCCTGTCTCAGTATTGCTCGCAAATACAATCCCCTTATCCGAGCAGCCTGTCTCTCTCCTGTGACCATCCAGAAAGTAACCTCTAACAAAACAGGCAATTGCATGGATCATTTCCGTTTTTCAGCGAAACTCCCGAATCTTTGGTTTGGGTGAGGGAAATACTTACGAAGAAATGCCATCACACCAGTAAATGCTGCCAGGTAGATAAACTTCAGAGATATCTGAATTTATAGATTATTACTGTAACATATCAGTAAGGAGGAAAGACCTGTTCCTTATGAGTGACAATACCTGGAATAGATATGCGCCGCTTATTTTTCATGCTTTTATTAATAATTGAGTCATGTGAAGTACTCTGATGACTAGAACTTTAGCGTCTAGCCTCATAAAATGTGCATTATGCTTCAAAGTTGTTACCTTGGAAACACGATGCACCACATCTTTGTTGTGCTGGTTAGCTCCGAATGAATCAATCAATTGCCCGAAAAGTACCGTCATTAGGGGCATAGCTAAGCCATTGCCAACAGCACCCATTGTACCAACAAGCATCAAGACCATGTCGGTGAAATCTGCAAACAAGAACAGCTTGTGGAATGGGACTGTATTagttttctcatcttctttgcTCTTTTTAGCTTTGTCCTTCGCCTCTGCATGACTTGTCGTATTGGTAGCCACATGCATTTCTATATCCACGTCCAAGCTGCTCTCCGCAGACATCATACCGAATAGAAGATCACCTTGTATTGCTTGTCAGCTAGTTCAATGAGAATGTCCAGAATTGCATCTGCAAGACAAAGTCAACGACAGGAATCTGTCCTTTACAAGACAAGCCAATAAAGGAGAACGTTCAAATGCATGAAAAGATATACAAAAGTCATGTATTTGAATCAAACTACCAGACGAGATCCGGCTACCAAGACACCAAACTCATATACCAGATGGCCCGAATTTCACGAACTCCCCTAGACTATAGTTCAAATGCATGTCAACTTGAATGGTATAGTCCGTCAACAATCAAAAACGAGGATCTTTTAGTAACGCAGCCATGTCCAAGTAAAGAAGGATTAAAGAATGCTGGAGACGCCAAACTTGCTAAGTAGACGAACCTTCGATCTACTTCTGCTTACGCAAAAATGTCAACCATGAACCAGGCCAAAAGGAACGAATTAAACAAAGGTTGACGAAAATGAGGAAGATAATAATGGTAACTTCTTTTATCCAGAAGCTAATAGAGGAACACTTACTCACGTCACCAACTAATTCAGAGTGGTTTCTTTATCTTCCTCCTTAAACCAAAACTCTTCCTTTACCCATATAAAAGCCCGTAACCAAActcgaaataaaagaaatgctaCTTCAAGAGACATATCGAGACTCGTTAACTCTCTAGTCTTATACATGTCATGTGATCCCAACAATAACCCCAATGGCCAATCACAGAGGATCTCATCTGATCGACCATCAGCAACACCAACATAGTTTAACACCATAATCAACATCACCAGACAGAAATAAACCAAACCCAAGATGccattttctttccacaacaaaaccaaaagaacaaaaaaaaattcctgtGAGATAGATGTACTCACCAGAGAGCTCAAAAGAGTAGCTTTTAATACAAGTAGTAGCTTAGAAATCATCCCCTACTTCATCGAATGCTTTGAGAATTGTAAATTTAACGACGACTCCATTATAAGCCCGCTGAAAGTGCTTGAGGGTACCGTCCATCATAAATTTGTCTTGTATGCTTTCGTTTATATAAATAACGTGTCCCTACATCCCTTTTTGTTAGTTTCATCTACCACTTCGGGGACGTGACATTCCACCACTTTTATAAATGAGtatcttttccttaaaaaacaaataatatttctAGTTAATAATTAACGTGTTGAATTGTCCAAAAGATCAATCATAATCTAACATGTCacttattaaattaatcttGTAAACCGTTTTCATAAGTCTAGCATTATTAACTCTCTAAACTTATACATGTTATATAATCCCAGATTGACCAGACCAATCGCAGAAGGTCTGATCTGATCAACCACCATCGAGATCCCCATAGTTCAACACCATAATCAACATCAGCAGACTGATATGAACAAAAGCCAAGATGCCATTTCCTTTCCACAACAAAGAGACAAAACAGAAATaagtagaaagagaaaaaaaaaattgtactgAAACAGATTCACGCAGCAGTGGCAAGCAGCTCAAAAGGATAGCTTTTAAAAACAGCAGTAACTCCCATTAAGAACTGCAAATTCAACGACTCCCACAAATACCTGAAGGTGGAGCATTATTATACCTCATAATCGAAATTGATATGTCGTTTTCTGGTCACAATCATTGAACTCTCTCTTGCCAACcatgatttttcattatatttttacaAAAGATATAAGATGAATCGTATGAACAACCACAGCTTAATGATTAATACATATTTCTTCTAATCAAATTGAGTATTCATTATGCATATTtatgaaataatataaaaaaactcATTATCCCAAGTCGGGTAAATAATATACGTGCATTATAAAAAATGAGttatattttttcaataaaggtTTTTACGTATTATATCAATTAACAATATCAAAACCAACATCAATTGTTAATTGCATTGATTAATATCTATCGAATCACACAACAAAAATGTCATTTCAtaacttataatttattttatcttcGTCATTTTCAAGACATGAATTTACTATTCAAAGAAGAGATAAGCATCACTCACTTGAGAATGCCTATAATCAAACAACGACAATCACTTAAGCTAATGAACTCGAAATCCTATCGACTAAGCAAGAAATGataccaaaaatcaaataaaaaactatatTCACTACAACTCAATTAAACTAAACTTAATCGGCGACAAAATAACTCCTATGAGCCAAAGAAAAGCTAGCTTATAGCAGACACTTATTATAGTCCACTTCGTGCAGGTCGTATTTCGAATTTAATTGCACTGCAACTATTTTCATCAAACTTTGTTTCAAGTGATCTTACTGCCAAAAAAAAGGCTCTTTCAAAGTTTTAAAAGATCCCAAATTTTACCAACTTAAAAGATGGCCAATGGTGAGCAAAAACCatcacgaaaaataaaaattaagaactaGGTAGCAACTTCCatgaaattttagaaatttgctCAGACTATATCATAATTCCAAATCAACTTTGTAAAATCCATTGGAATCCTATGGCTTTATAACatcataaattatcattttcacATAGTCTCACGCTTTAATAACTCTGACATATGACCCCAAAACTTAATATGCACATGGATAAGAATTTAGGGCTCACCTCCGAAAATTCCTCGAACAAAGAGTGCGAAATTCTTACTGGGTCCTACAAGACGAAGTTAATTCAGCTTGGCAGGGGTCATCGTGCATCTCCGCGTGGAACGCGCCtttctcttttcgttttttttttttaccttactttctttccctttttatttctttattattatccactttctttccctttttatttctttattattatccACTTTCTTATCCGGTCGTCCCCTTGTCTCTCCTTTTTCTAAAGCCACCagtcccttcttctttttatgaccCAGTTGAAAAaggtctcttttctttttcaatcttaaAATATAAAGCAGCCAAGCCCGGTTCTCACGTAAACCAGCTTGGAACCGATAGGGTAATGtagattcggttcggttctcgcGTTAAACCGGCCTAGTTGCTCATCCCTGTCCGCGAAGCTAATTCCCTATCATTTTGATACGGGGcgttaatttcttcttttcattgctgACAGGTAACCCGAATATTTCAAGTGCCCACTTTAAAGATTTTAGCTCAAAGGATATCTCACTGGCAAGTAGCCCGAAAGCATCCTTAGGAGATCCTGCAAGGATGTGATGATTCCATCGAACATGGTGATCCTATCTTTCGATCGGGGGACCACGTGATGAATGGATGTCGTTGATTCCTCCGTCTTGGAAAGAAGTATGATGCTCAGATTCAGCAACATGAGAAAAAGATGGAACCACCATGGCAGACAAAGATGTCTCCAT
The nucleotide sequence above comes from Eucalyptus grandis isolate ANBG69807.140 chromosome 2, ASM1654582v1, whole genome shotgun sequence. Encoded proteins:
- the LOC104424625 gene encoding LOW QUALITY PROTEIN: ABC transporter B family member 21 (The sequence of the model RefSeq protein was modified relative to this genomic sequence to represent the inferred CDS: inserted 1 base in 1 codon), encoding MMSAESSLDVDIEMHVATNTTSHAEAKDKAKKSKEDEKTNTVPFHKLFLFADFTDMVLMLVGTMGAVGNGLAMPLMTVLFGQLIDSFGANQHNKDVVHRVSKISLKFIYLAAFTGVMAFLRERQAARIRGLYLRAILRQDIAFFDKETNKGEVVGRMSGDTVLIQDAMGEKVGKFIQLMSTFFGGFVIAFIKGWLLTLVMLSSIPPIVVSGGFMSLIIAKMASRGQSIYAKASNVVEQTIGSIRTVAPFTGEKLAIANYNEFLEDAYKSGIHEGMAAGLGVGTAFLILFFSYALAVWFGGKMILEKGYTGGEVLNVIMAVLAGSMSLGQASPCLSAFATGQAAAFKMIETINRKPEIDSCDTRGKTLNGIRGDITLKDVYFSYPARPDELIFNRFSLYIPSGMTAALVGQSGSGKSTVISLIERFYDPQAGEVLIDGINLKDFQLKWIRSKIGLVSQEPVLFASSIKDNILYGKENATIEEIRAATELANAAKFIDKLPKGLDTMVGEHGTQLSGGQKQRVAIARAILKDPRILLLDEATSALDAESEKIVQEALDRIMANRTTVIVAHRLSTVRNTDMIAVIHQGKIVERGTHLELLADPDGAYGQLIRLQQVSKEQHQATDYQNKQENILDSSQSSQRMSLRSVSRESSGVGNSSSHFSLPTGLDVPDDAPAIPEFSSLEKTKKAAEISIGRLAYLNKPEVPMLLIGSIFAIIAGVILPIFGILLSNVIKTFYEAPHKLRKDSKFWALMFMTLGLVSLVAYPVRTYFFSIAGCRLIQRIRSVCFEKVVHMEVGWFDEPEHSSGVIGARLSADAAKVRALVGDSLSQLVQNSASAVAGLVIAFAASWQLALIVVVLLPLIFVNGYVQLKFMKGFSADAKMMYKEASQVAADAVGSIRTVAXFCSEEKIMELYAKKCEGPVKEGIRQGLISGVGFGLSCFSLFVVYGTCFYAGARLVQDGKTTFSEVFLVFLALTNAANAITHSSSLTQDSTKARSATASIFEIIDRESKLDPSNESGETLENVKGEIELCHISFKYPSRPDVQIFKDLSLTMHSGKTVALVGESGSGKSTVIALLQRFYDPHSGHITLDGIEIQKLQLKWFRQQMGLVSQEPVLFNDTIRANIAYGKDGEATEAEILAASELANAHKFISSLQQGYDTLVGERGVQLSGGQKQRVAIARAIVKDPKILLLDEATSALDAEAERVVQDALDKVMANRTTVIVAHRLSTIKNADVIAVVKDGVIIEKGKHDSLINIKDGFYASLVSLHISAVSS